Proteins encoded within one genomic window of Ptychodera flava strain L36383 unplaced genomic scaffold, AS_Pfla_20210202 Scaffold_39__1_contigs__length_1403739_pilon, whole genome shotgun sequence:
- the LOC139127959 gene encoding hyalin-like — protein MFDGESATDNSGEEMTVTCDPPSNSSFPLGETIVTCFAMDASNNVGTCGFKVIVQDTTDPELSCPANLTAEYDFGNTTAVVTFNTSVTDNSGNSLDVTCSPPSGSTFGSGTTEVTCSTTDASNNEGGCTFNVTVQDTTGPVVICPENVTVDYDYGNTSAVVVFDGESAIDNGREVLNVTCDPPSNSTFGEGDTVVTCSATDFFGNVGFCTFTVSISDTTNPVVPTTH, from the exons ATGTTCGACGGTGAATCAGCCACGGACAACTCTGGAGAGGAAATGACAGTCACGTGTGACCCACCCTCAAACTCCTCCTTCCCTCTCGGTGAAACGATCGTCACCTGTTTCGCTATGGACGCTTCAAACAACGTAGGCACTTGTGGTTTTAAGGTGATAGTGCAAG ACACAACTGACCCAGAGCTCTCGTGCCCAGCTAACCTGACTGCTGAGTATGACTTTGGTAATACAACTGCGGTGGTGACCTTCAACACATCTGTCACGGACAATTCAGGAAACTCTCTTGACGTGACGTGTAGTCCGCCTTCAGGGTCGACGTTTGGAAGTGGCACAACTGAGGTCACCTGTAGTACAACGGATGCCTCGAACAACGAGGGAGGCTGTACGTTTAACGTCACTGTACAAG ACACAACAGGCCCCGTGGTCATTTGTCCAGAAAACGTCACAGTTGACTATGACTACGGCAACACGTCTGCAGTCGTTGTGTTCGACGGAGAATCGGCCATAGACAATGGGCGGGAAGTGCTGAACGTAACTTGCGACCCGCCGTCAAATTCCACATTTGGCGAGGGGGACACCGTTGTCACTTGTTCGGCAACTGACTTCTTTGGAAACGTCGGGTTTTGCACTTTCACCGTGTCAATTTCAG ATACGACCAATCCAGTAGTACCTACAACACACTAG